From the genome of Mycoplasma anserisalpingitidis, one region includes:
- a CDS encoding diadenylate cyclase: MSINVLKEVADTVINESVPSKNMMQTTLLILLIIITVLVSLILLLVGLPKLLEIIKTKMMKSKYDKLGRSTQVRLINQLREAVAFLSKNKVGALVTIENSDNIDNLRTDGVIINANISSSLLISIFNKESPLHDGAVVIRNNKIYYASTFYKITRKSMDNKYGSRHRAAMGISEICDATTIVVSEETGTISIAKNGNIVPIKLEEFQEQLIKYLKD, translated from the coding sequence ATGTCAATTAATGTTTTAAAAGAAGTTGCTGATACAGTGATTAACGAAAGTGTTCCTAGTAAAAATATGATGCAAACTACTCTGTTAATTTTACTAATCATTATTACTGTTTTAGTTTCACTAATTTTATTATTAGTAGGTTTACCTAAGTTACTAGAAATCATTAAAACTAAAATGATGAAAAGTAAATATGATAAACTTGGGAGAAGCACCCAAGTAAGACTGATCAATCAACTTAGAGAAGCTGTAGCATTTTTAAGTAAAAATAAGGTTGGTGCACTTGTTACCATTGAAAACAGTGATAATATTGATAACTTGAGAACTGACGGAGTTATTATTAATGCTAATATCTCAAGTTCTTTACTAATTTCAATTTTCAATAAAGAAAGTCCGTTGCATGATGGAGCTGTTGTAATAAGAAACAACAAAATTTATTATGCTTCAACTTTCTATAAAATAACAAGAAAAAGTATGGACAATAAATATGGTTCAAGACATAGAGCTGCTATGGGAATTAGTGAAATTTGTGATGCCACAACTATAGTAGTTTCTGAAGAAACAGGAACTATTTCGATTGCTAAAAATGGTAATATAGTTCCTATTAAACTTGAAGAGTTCCAAGAACAATTAATTAAATATTTAAAAGACTAG
- a CDS encoding putative quinol monooxygenase has product MELTFIIHYTGKNGDALKFAKEMTESGIVGRIRSKEGNLQYQYYESYDDKETIILIDRWKNQEALDLHHDSTELEEILKLRKKYNLSLKADKYIPDNQTITTKDQKFINV; this is encoded by the coding sequence ATGGAACTAACTTTTATTATTCACTATACAGGTAAAAATGGCGATGCTTTAAAGTTTGCTAAAGAAATGACTGAAAGCGGAATTGTAGGAAGAATAAGAAGTAAAGAGGGTAATTTACAATATCAATATTATGAGTCTTATGATGATAAAGAAACCATTATACTAATTGATAGATGAAAAAATCAGGAAGCACTTGATTTGCATCATGATTCAACAGAATTGGAAGAAATTCTTAAACTAAGAAAAAAATACAATTTATCTCTCAAGGCCGATAAATATATACCAGATAACCAAACAATAACTACTAAGGATCAAAAATTTATTAATGTGTAA
- the rpsD gene encoding 30S ribosomal protein S4, whose product MSRYTGPVFKKSRRLGYSILETGKEFAKGRKRTYAPGQHGNKRVKLSDYGLHLYEKQKIKFVFGINEKQLRKAYVKASKMKGVTGTNLLQLLESRLDNLVYRAGFATTRRQARQLVNHGHFTLDGKKADIPSMQVKLGSKIELKEKSRNNVQIKDALENSNASAWLTRKDFTVSYDRLPERNEIHTEIKDALIVEFYAK is encoded by the coding sequence ATGTCAAGATATACTGGACCAGTGTTCAAAAAATCACGTCGTTTAGGTTACTCTATCTTAGAAACTGGAAAAGAATTTGCTAAAGGTAGAAAAAGAACATATGCACCTGGACAACACGGAAATAAAAGAGTAAAACTTTCTGATTATGGTTTACACTTATACGAAAAACAAAAAATTAAATTTGTTTTCGGAATTAATGAAAAACAATTAAGAAAAGCTTATGTTAAAGCTTCAAAAATGAAAGGTGTTACAGGTACAAACTTACTTCAATTACTTGAAAGTCGTTTAGATAACTTAGTCTACAGAGCTGGATTTGCTACAACAAGAAGACAAGCTCGTCAATTAGTTAACCACGGACACTTTACATTAGATGGTAAAAAAGCTGATATTCCATCAATGCAAGTTAAATTAGGTTCAAAAATTGAACTTAAAGAAAAATCAAGAAACAATGTTCAAATTAAAGATGCTTTAGAAAACTCAAACGCATCAGCATGATTAACAAGAAAAGATTTCACAGTGTCATATGACCGTTTACCAGAACGTAACGAAATTCACACAGAAATCAAAGATGCTTTAATCGTTGAGTTCTACGCTAAATAG
- a CDS encoding aromatic motif membrane protein translates to MKKLFKNKLIFFTLVSLSTTTLSCTNNSEKINFQKIGDQKNKFISDNKFIQQIIDFQFENITQKKEFIYNQSKIIYNKKQELKSALVWFNPLRPYLINTQSDYRNLVETSYKILEKNITQNWLWILDNIQDFQFVFNPYGSKFDDENDNYFENIIRSVDQFNPSLSISIKNKDVVDLLQIPLEKDDYDKFENKVANYLIYDSNKAIKILTYTYQNNKFVTLIPDLFYSPDTENINEFKNKLINLEKENNLSKNILINNDIEYNEYFGEEYDSTKSYYKFNDLNQYKNFSYTYSDIQKTTLKRLLTEEKFKKNRIYRYTWKAINE, encoded by the coding sequence ATGAAAAAATTATTCAAAAATAAATTGATATTTTTTACACTAGTTTCTCTCTCGACAACGACCCTTAGTTGCACGAATAATTCCGAAAAAATTAATTTTCAAAAAATAGGAGATCAAAAGAATAAATTTATTTCTGATAATAAATTTATACAGCAAATAATTGATTTTCAGTTTGAAAACATAACCCAAAAAAAAGAGTTCATATACAACCAATCTAAAATAATTTACAATAAAAAACAAGAATTAAAATCAGCTTTGGTTTGATTTAATCCTTTAAGACCTTATCTGATAAACACACAAAGTGATTATAGAAATTTAGTTGAAACAAGTTATAAAATATTAGAAAAAAACATAACTCAAAACTGATTATGAATTTTGGATAACATTCAGGATTTTCAATTTGTTTTTAATCCTTATGGATCAAAATTTGATGATGAAAATGATAATTACTTTGAAAATATTATTAGAAGTGTCGATCAATTTAATCCTAGTTTAAGTATTTCTATTAAAAACAAAGATGTTGTTGATTTATTACAAATCCCACTTGAAAAAGATGATTACGACAAATTTGAAAATAAAGTTGCTAATTATTTAATTTATGATTCAAATAAGGCTATTAAAATTTTAACTTATACTTATCAAAATAATAAATTCGTCACTTTAATTCCTGATTTATTTTATTCTCCGGATACAGAAAATATAAATGAATTCAAGAATAAATTAATAAATCTGGAAAAAGAAAATAATTTATCCAAAAACATACTGATTAATAACGATATCGAATACAATGAATATTTTGGAGAAGAGTATGATTCTACAAAAAGTTATTATAAATTCAATGATTTAAATCAATATAAAAATTTTAGTTATACATATTCCGACATTCAAAAAACAACATTAAAAAGACTACTAACTGAAGAAAAATTCAAAAAAAATAGAATATATAGATATACATGAAAGGCTATAAATGAGTAG
- the rpsB gene encoding 30S ribosomal protein S2, with protein sequence MTNKVEKVEKQPKNPIVSKDKLLEAGAYFGHKAHAWNPKMKDYIVPNKKNKGAHIIDITKTQKYLEFAYSLVNKLASKKASFIFVGTKKQAQSAVKEAAERSNSLYVTERWLGGTLTNNQTIMSRVKKMEELEAKAKNEFKGYTKKEAILFQKELDKLHKNLDGIRSMKRLPQVMIVADPNEDAIAVKEAKRKGIKVIAILDTNADPDFVDFGIPANDDSAKCISLIMTILADAIVKAQGGKELFAYQPDEKIVLPEFQGVQRKQPLQSQPRRVKSQTEESRGE encoded by the coding sequence ATGACAAATAAAGTAGAAAAAGTTGAAAAACAACCAAAAAATCCTATTGTATCAAAGGATAAATTATTAGAAGCAGGTGCATACTTTGGACACAAAGCACATGCTTGAAACCCTAAAATGAAAGATTACATTGTACCTAACAAAAAAAATAAAGGTGCACACATCATTGATATTACTAAAACACAAAAATATCTTGAATTTGCTTACTCGCTTGTAAATAAATTAGCAAGTAAAAAAGCTTCTTTCATTTTTGTAGGAACAAAAAAACAAGCTCAAAGTGCTGTTAAAGAAGCTGCTGAAAGATCAAACTCATTATACGTAACAGAAAGATGATTAGGTGGAACATTAACAAATAATCAAACAATTATGTCACGTGTTAAAAAAATGGAAGAACTTGAAGCTAAAGCTAAAAATGAATTCAAAGGATACACTAAAAAAGAAGCTATTCTTTTCCAAAAAGAATTAGATAAATTACACAAAAACCTTGATGGAATTCGTTCAATGAAACGTTTACCACAAGTTATGATTGTTGCTGATCCTAATGAAGATGCAATTGCAGTTAAAGAAGCTAAAAGAAAAGGTATCAAAGTTATCGCTATTTTAGATACAAATGCAGATCCAGATTTTGTTGATTTTGGAATTCCTGCTAATGATGATTCTGCAAAATGTATCTCATTAATTATGACAATTCTTGCTGATGCTATTGTTAAAGCTCAAGGTGGTAAAGAATTATTTGCTTACCAACCAGATGAAAAAATTGTTTTACCAGAATTCCAAGGAGTTCAAAGAAAACAACCTTTACAATCTCAACCAAGAAGAGTTAAATCACAAACTGAAGAATCAAGAGGGGAATAA
- the rpmE gene encoding 50S ribosomal protein L31, with the protein MKKDIHPQYHEVKVTCSTCQREFEFRSTRKHFTVDVCSGCHPVYTGNRAKVKATGRIDRFNRRLEKKQN; encoded by the coding sequence ATGAAAAAAGATATTCATCCACAATACCACGAAGTTAAAGTTACTTGTTCAACATGCCAAAGAGAATTTGAATTTCGTTCAACTAGAAAACATTTCACAGTTGACGTATGTTCAGGATGCCACCCTGTTTACACAGGAAACAGAGCTAAAGTTAAAGCTACTGGAAGAATCGACAGATTCAACAGAAGACTTGAAAAAAAACAAAATTAA
- the tsf gene encoding translation elongation factor Ts produces MSNINLIKELRERTNSGLSDCKKALEATNWDVEAAIEWLRENGIAKAAKKAGRIAAEGLVAIVGDEKSAVMIEVNSETDFVAQNENFKNLLNEVANGLFKSNANTLEEAEQVVLESGVTVSEACTQATATIGEKISLRRFVRVVAGANQVLGLYLHTNGRIGSITVVEGSNSEVARNVAMHSAAMNPEFVLVENIPAERMEQIKAGFVEPANFASKPEKIREKIVEGWLDKQLSEITLVKQPFVMDDGVSVEKYLANAQSKLVSAVRFEVGEGIQKVESNFADEVMSVVKGN; encoded by the coding sequence ATGTCAAACATTAACCTAATTAAAGAATTAAGAGAAAGAACAAACTCTGGATTATCAGATTGTAAAAAAGCTTTAGAAGCAACAAATTGAGATGTTGAAGCTGCTATTGAATGATTACGTGAAAACGGAATCGCTAAAGCTGCTAAAAAAGCAGGAAGAATTGCTGCTGAAGGTTTAGTAGCTATTGTTGGTGATGAAAAATCAGCAGTTATGATCGAAGTTAATAGTGAAACTGACTTCGTTGCTCAAAATGAAAACTTCAAGAATTTATTGAATGAAGTTGCTAATGGTTTATTCAAATCAAATGCAAATACACTTGAAGAAGCAGAACAAGTTGTTCTTGAAAGTGGTGTTACAGTATCTGAAGCTTGTACACAAGCTACAGCAACAATCGGTGAAAAAATTTCACTTCGTCGTTTTGTGAGAGTTGTTGCTGGTGCAAACCAAGTTTTAGGTCTTTACCTTCACACTAATGGACGTATTGGTTCAATTACTGTAGTTGAAGGTTCAAACTCAGAAGTTGCAAGAAATGTTGCAATGCACTCTGCTGCTATGAACCCAGAATTCGTTTTAGTTGAAAACATTCCTGCTGAAAGAATGGAACAAATTAAAGCTGGTTTTGTTGAACCTGCTAACTTTGCAAGTAAACCTGAAAAAATTAGAGAAAAAATTGTTGAAGGTTGATTAGACAAACAATTATCTGAAATTACATTAGTTAAACAACCATTTGTAATGGATGATGGTGTTTCAGTTGAAAAATACTTAGCAAACGCACAATCTAAATTAGTTAGTGCAGTAAGATTTGAAGTTGGTGAAGGAATCCAAAAAGTTGAATCAAACTTTGCCGATGAAGTTATGTCTGTAGTTAAAGGTAACTAA
- a CDS encoding DUF2798 domain-containing protein, whose amino-acid sequence MPQNKRESLIYTVMMCFVMVLWMSFYNVFTRTLKFDTSIFTEGWLGFPLTYIVALCCDLLFVSRTAKFIAFKWIKIKPQSPTIVKVLAISGVMVVFMVLIMSFYGSIVACVATNDWKNLFFIYINTVWKNFLMAFPFQILVAGTLVRFVFRKLFPVGSIK is encoded by the coding sequence ATGCCTCAAAATAAACGTGAAAGTTTAATTTACACAGTTATGATGTGTTTTGTAATGGTTTTATGAATGTCTTTTTACAATGTTTTTACTAGAACCTTAAAATTTGATACATCTATTTTTACTGAAGGTTGATTAGGTTTTCCACTCACTTATATTGTTGCACTATGCTGTGATTTATTATTCGTATCAAGAACAGCTAAATTTATTGCCTTTAAGTGAATAAAAATAAAACCCCAATCTCCAACAATAGTTAAAGTTTTAGCTATTTCTGGTGTTATGGTGGTGTTTATGGTTTTAATTATGTCGTTTTATGGTTCTATTGTTGCTTGTGTTGCGACAAATGACTGAAAAAATTTATTTTTCATATATATTAACACAGTGTGAAAGAACTTTTTAATGGCATTCCCATTTCAAATTCTTGTTGCTGGAACACTTGTGAGATTTGTATTTCGTAAACTTTTCCCAGTTGGTTCTATTAAATAA
- a CDS encoding aromatic motif membrane protein, which yields MRFKKLLFVLPLFSLIPISTVSCQDNNEAHKNIKQKLYTEEYKLNQNWENFLNQEVIEKILNLIYKDSNDKQDFINNQLELNKNKNYLNQIKKSLIFSNNISLSFGHDGGFLSKRPYLLSDSIKNVEEAKTKNWLWLLFNIAKIEFVSFPVFDQFVSSTEESSLEAKKSGMELGLFYTPKSNIFIDFTYKIEIEKDYSETYQFYLLTNEGFIINLNITKYIDNYSWEFENIINNDGEDFIDQISNLINSIDDESDRKNELLDIFNRFKPVHDLYKSKINNLENLSEYRVEFDNYSSELTKFKNKLAIWKGSDLSELHEPTKAEEPKKDEVELFSYLYIYPKVFFSKDKNGFFDIRQYVKNTITFSEITENNQTNNIIYNDYYGGRPIRYTFFDIKI from the coding sequence ATGAGATTTAAGAAATTATTATTTGTTTTGCCTTTATTCAGTTTGATTCCTATAAGTACGGTTAGTTGTCAAGATAACAATGAAGCACACAAAAACATAAAACAAAAACTGTACACAGAAGAGTATAAATTAAATCAAAATTGAGAAAACTTTCTCAATCAAGAAGTTATTGAAAAAATATTAAATTTAATTTATAAAGATAGTAATGACAAACAAGATTTTATCAATAATCAACTAGAATTAAATAAAAACAAAAATTACTTAAACCAAATTAAAAAAAGTTTAATATTTTCTAACAATATTTCGCTCAGTTTCGGTCATGATGGTGGGTTCTTATCAAAAAGACCATATTTACTTAGTGATTCAATAAAAAACGTTGAAGAAGCTAAAACAAAAAATTGACTTTGGCTACTTTTTAATATTGCAAAAATTGAGTTTGTTAGTTTTCCAGTATTTGATCAGTTTGTGTCTTCAACTGAAGAAAGTTCATTGGAAGCTAAGAAATCAGGTATGGAATTAGGTTTATTCTATACTCCTAAATCTAATATTTTTATAGATTTTACCTACAAAATAGAGATAGAAAAGGATTATTCTGAAACCTATCAATTTTATTTATTAACAAATGAAGGCTTTATAATTAATCTAAACATCACTAAATACATTGATAATTACTCGTGAGAATTCGAAAATATAATAAATAATGATGGAGAGGATTTTATTGATCAAATAAGTAATCTAATAAATTCTATTGATGATGAATCTGATAGAAAAAATGAATTATTAGACATATTTAATAGATTTAAACCAGTACATGATTTATACAAGTCAAAAATCAATAATTTAGAAAATTTAAGTGAATATAGGGTTGAATTTGATAATTATTCATCTGAGTTAACTAAATTTAAAAATAAACTTGCTATTTGAAAAGGAAGCGACCTTTCTGAGTTGCACGAACCAACTAAAGCTGAAGAACCAAAAAAGGATGAAGTTGAATTATTTTCTTATTTATATATTTACCCAAAGGTTTTCTTCAGTAAGGATAAAAATGGCTTTTTTGATATTAGACAGTATGTTAAAAATACAATTACATTCTCTGAAATAACTGAAAATAATCAAACTAATAATATAATATATAATGATTATTATGGTGGTAGACCAATAAGATATACTTTTTTTGATATAAAAATATAG
- the mgtE gene encoding magnesium transporter, which yields MDNNIDQMFEELRKLIKNKSVKLSREFLDEYPIAYVASCFEQLSLEDQLFYLRVLKRDEAAELFSYLDDEVKAKLAISFTEEWGMEILQELQSDELADVIEDLPANIQKRILFETPPEKRNLINSILKYKEDQVGSIMSVDISTIRADYTCKKALSKIKRDYKKNNAELSHYFFVTDDKGVLLGSISLEDIVFANENEKIESLYSAVPSVYAHNDTEHASNIFAEHDMSSLPVVTSDNRLVGMITSDDVIDIVRNSATEDMYKMAGITIEDKEESYIKTTVLSIVKSRILWLIILMISATLSQFIIQSFTDISENFIKSLGVTLSTAIIVSLIPVISGAAGNAGSQSSTTITRSLALGEIESKDIKKVILKEFNISVIVGLILFFVNVLRLSIYFLISGDLLHADERTSIIFMILASSIALWFVIVLAKFLGTIIPIFALKLKKDPAVMSAPILTTLTDAISTLIFFGITIFIFWISFVILV from the coding sequence ATGGACAATAACATTGATCAAATGTTTGAAGAATTGCGAAAATTAATTAAAAATAAAAGCGTAAAATTATCACGAGAATTCCTTGATGAATACCCGATTGCTTATGTTGCTAGTTGTTTTGAACAACTTTCACTCGAAGATCAATTATTCTACTTAAGAGTCTTAAAAAGAGATGAAGCGGCTGAATTATTCAGCTATTTAGATGATGAAGTAAAGGCAAAATTAGCAATTAGTTTTACTGAAGAATGAGGTATGGAAATTCTTCAAGAACTTCAAAGTGATGAACTTGCCGATGTTATTGAAGATTTACCAGCAAACATTCAAAAAAGAATTCTTTTTGAAACTCCACCTGAAAAAAGAAACTTGATTAATAGTATTTTAAAATATAAAGAAGATCAAGTAGGAAGTATTATGTCAGTTGATATTTCAACAATTAGAGCTGACTATACTTGTAAAAAAGCATTAAGCAAAATTAAACGTGATTATAAAAAGAATAATGCTGAGTTATCTCACTATTTCTTCGTTACAGATGATAAAGGCGTTTTACTTGGTTCAATTTCTCTTGAAGATATTGTTTTTGCTAATGAAAATGAAAAAATTGAATCGCTTTATTCTGCTGTTCCATCAGTTTACGCTCACAACGACACTGAGCATGCATCAAATATTTTCGCTGAGCATGATATGTCATCTCTTCCTGTTGTAACAAGTGATAATCGCCTTGTTGGTATGATTACTTCTGATGATGTTATCGATATCGTTCGTAATTCCGCTACTGAAGATATGTATAAAATGGCCGGAATTACTATAGAAGATAAAGAAGAATCTTATATTAAAACAACTGTTTTAAGTATTGTTAAATCGAGAATTCTTTGATTAATAATTTTAATGATTTCTGCTACTTTAAGCCAATTTATCATTCAAAGTTTTACAGATATTTCTGAAAACTTTATTAAATCTCTTGGTGTAACGCTTTCCACAGCTATTATTGTTTCGTTAATTCCAGTTATTTCTGGAGCTGCTGGAAATGCAGGCTCTCAATCATCTACCACAATTACTCGTTCACTAGCTTTGGGAGAAATTGAATCTAAAGATATTAAAAAGGTTATATTAAAAGAGTTTAATATTTCTGTGATTGTTGGTCTTATCTTATTTTTTGTTAATGTTTTAAGATTAAGTATATATTTCTTAATTTCTGGTGATTTACTTCATGCTGATGAGAGAACTTCGATTATTTTTATGATTTTAGCATCTTCAATAGCTTTATGATTTGTTATTGTTTTAGCTAAATTCCTTGGTACAATTATTCCTATTTTTGCACTGAAACTAAAAAAAGATCCAGCTGTTATGTCAGCACCAATTTTAACAACTTTAACTGATGCTATATCAACCTTGATCTTTTTTGGAATTACAATATTTATTTTCTGAATATCATTTGTAATACTAGTCTAG
- a CDS encoding ABC transporter ATP-binding protein codes for MKETILKVSNLTRLYDKNGYGVKDLSFEVKSGSFHAFIGENGAGKTTTIKSIIGATFNFSGEILIKNINNKISESKSNIGYVPEKAQFPKEITVYEYLKSLALLNNLSKTEADNKISELLKKFDIEDLRNKKPSFFSSGQKKKVLLIQALIHNPELIILDEPAANLDPTGRFELFNLLNSLNKEGKTILISSHILAEIDQFVDSLTLIHKGKLIYNGIKYKPLEDIYYEKIIQK; via the coding sequence ATGAAAGAAACTATATTAAAAGTAAGTAATTTGACAAGACTGTATGATAAAAATGGTTATGGTGTTAAAGACTTAAGTTTTGAAGTTAAATCTGGTTCATTTCATGCTTTTATAGGTGAAAATGGAGCAGGAAAAACAACAACAATTAAATCGATAATTGGTGCAACTTTTAATTTTAGTGGTGAAATTTTGATAAAAAATATAAATAATAAAATATCAGAAAGCAAATCAAATATAGGTTATGTTCCTGAAAAAGCTCAATTTCCGAAGGAAATCACTGTTTATGAATATCTGAAATCACTCGCTTTATTAAATAATTTATCGAAAACCGAAGCTGATAATAAAATTTCAGAACTACTAAAAAAATTTGATATTGAAGACTTAAGGAATAAAAAACCATCATTTTTCTCATCTGGTCAAAAGAAAAAAGTATTATTAATCCAAGCTCTAATTCACAATCCAGAATTAATTATTTTAGATGAACCGGCAGCTAATTTAGATCCAACAGGTAGATTTGAATTGTTTAATTTATTAAATTCACTAAACAAAGAAGGAAAAACAATTTTAATAAGTAGTCACATTTTAGCCGAAATTGACCAATTCGTTGATAGTTTAACTCTAATACATAAAGGTAAATTAATTTATAACGGAATAAAATATAAACCTCTTGAAGATATATATTATGAAAAAATTATTCAAAAATAA
- a CDS encoding aromatic motif membrane protein, whose product MSRKYKILTTLLSLFSVVFLSSCKDSGNEIRNSLSKIVDNKFDYIEKEDNLEVKRTEKILNDLLDKVFADNIVQKTEFLNNQNNKNYQNEQLKKLKFMFEQCQNEIGLISDPNEQKKKEIEFYEKNIFPFYSENWYFILKNLNIFYVHFYDWLTIPENQDLNSSHSEEFLESLKNLKLPDDTWLTSSLLDKLEEGEESAESYSNYIFYLSKGKIIFRIKIDKNSTKNNKLEIEPWIWYFSFSKTNNISIKLISNILHSAYVHGDQIGYDRFESDLVKKLRYGVPSKIILKIKDNYEI is encoded by the coding sequence ATGAGTAGGAAATACAAAATTTTAACCACATTGTTAAGTTTATTTAGTGTTGTTTTTTTATCTTCATGCAAAGATTCAGGAAATGAAATTAGAAATTCACTTAGTAAAATAGTAGATAATAAATTTGACTATATTGAAAAGGAAGATAATTTAGAAGTTAAAAGAACTGAAAAGATTTTAAATGACTTATTAGATAAGGTTTTTGCTGATAATATAGTTCAAAAAACAGAATTTTTGAATAATCAAAATAATAAAAATTATCAAAATGAACAACTAAAAAAATTGAAATTTATGTTTGAACAATGTCAAAATGAAATAGGTTTAATTAGCGATCCAAATGAACAAAAAAAGAAAGAAATAGAATTTTATGAAAAAAACATTTTTCCCTTCTACTCGGAGAATTGGTATTTTATATTAAAAAATCTAAATATTTTTTATGTTCATTTTTATGATTGATTAACTATTCCTGAAAATCAAGACTTAAATTCATCTCATTCAGAAGAATTTTTAGAATCATTAAAGAACTTAAAACTGCCTGATGATACTTGATTAACATCTTCGTTATTAGATAAACTTGAAGAAGGAGAAGAATCTGCAGAAAGTTATAGCAATTATATTTTCTATCTTTCGAAAGGTAAAATTATTTTTAGAATTAAAATTGATAAAAATTCAACAAAAAACAATAAATTAGAAATAGAACCATGAATTTGATATTTTTCATTTTCAAAAACTAACAACATTTCTATTAAGCTAATATCAAATATCTTACACTCAGCTTATGTACATGGTGATCAAATTGGTTATGATCGTTTTGAATCTGATTTGGTTAAAAAACTTAGATATGGTGTTCCTTCAAAAATAATATTAAAAATTAAGGACAATTATGAGATTTAA
- the thiI gene encoding tRNA uracil 4-sulfurtransferase ThiI, giving the protein MYSKILIRYGELVLKKKNRKFFTNCLKQNAERILGQKVDVQFDRMYTDYSEETVNNLQYIFGISSYSPVVVCSHEMDHIKENVLKLVRDDNKTFKIEARRHYKQYPVNSSEINNILGGHVLKNTKLKVYVHNPDQTFYVEVREKNVYIFSDYIQGIGGLPVGSSGKILHLLSGGIDSPVAALQLMKRGLKVEFLSFITPPHTDEKTVNKMKHFVQVLSKYQGVSYLHLANYTLLMNYLALTSNQSYKITLMRRSFYRIAEIIAKNKGILALSNGDNLGQVASQTLESMAVIGKSTDMQILRPLLSYDKNEIINIARKIGTYETSIIKANETCELFAPKEPVTKPDLETVIKLEEELDMINSLEEKLIKEQIQSIKIS; this is encoded by the coding sequence ATGTATAGCAAAATTTTAATAAGATATGGTGAATTAGTACTAAAAAAGAAAAACAGAAAATTTTTTACTAATTGTCTAAAACAAAATGCTGAAAGAATTTTAGGGCAAAAAGTTGACGTTCAGTTCGACAGAATGTATACCGATTATTCAGAAGAAACAGTAAACAATCTTCAGTATATTTTTGGAATAAGTTCATATTCTCCTGTTGTTGTATGTTCACATGAGATGGATCACATTAAAGAAAATGTCTTAAAATTAGTAAGAGATGATAATAAAACATTTAAAATTGAAGCTAGAAGACACTACAAACAGTACCCAGTAAATTCATCTGAAATAAATAATATTTTAGGTGGTCACGTTTTAAAAAACACTAAATTAAAAGTGTATGTACATAACCCGGATCAAACATTTTATGTTGAAGTAAGAGAAAAGAATGTTTATATTTTCTCTGATTATATACAAGGTATTGGTGGGTTACCTGTTGGTTCGAGTGGAAAGATTTTGCACTTGCTTAGTGGAGGAATTGATAGTCCTGTAGCGGCCTTGCAACTTATGAAAAGAGGACTGAAAGTTGAATTTCTTAGTTTTATAACCCCACCACACACCGATGAAAAAACAGTAAATAAAATGAAACACTTTGTCCAAGTTTTAAGTAAATATCAAGGCGTGAGTTACTTACATTTAGCTAACTACACACTTTTAATGAATTATTTAGCATTAACTTCGAATCAAAGTTACAAAATAACTTTAATGAGAAGAAGTTTTTATAGAATAGCTGAAATAATTGCAAAAAATAAAGGAATATTAGCTCTTTCGAACGGAGATAATTTAGGTCAAGTGGCTTCACAAACACTTGAATCAATGGCAGTAATTGGCAAAAGTACCGATATGCAAATTCTTCGCCCTCTTTTAAGTTATGATAAGAATGAAATAATCAATATAGCCCGTAAAATAGGTACATATGAAACTTCAATTATTAAAGCGAACGAAACTTGTGAATTATTTGCACCAAAAGAACCAGTTACAAAACCGGATCTTGAAACTGTAATTAAATTAGAGGAAGAATTAGACATGATTAATTCTTTAGAAGAAAAATTAATCAAAGAACAAATACAAAGCATTAAAATTTCATAA